In Acinetobacter piscicola, a single window of DNA contains:
- a CDS encoding CaiB/BaiF CoA transferase family protein encodes MGALQGIRVLDLSRVLAGPWCGQILADLGAEVIKIERPKVGDDTRMWGPPWMLDQDGQVTKESGYYQCANRNKLSVAVDISSAEGQKIIQEIVKTADVLIENFKAGSLLKYGLDYETLSQINPKLVYCSITGFGQDGPRAEEPGYDFIIQGMSGLMSITGEKDGERGASSQKVGVAVVDLQTGLYSTIAIQAALLSRHQTGKGQHIDMSLLDVQVAALANQGMNYLTSGVVPKRMGNSHPNIVPYQTFQAQDRAFIIACGNDKQFKDLCIAIGKPELLDNPNYVRNQDRVKNRAELIALLEEYFLSNTAKHWVDAIHALKVPVGVINSIADALDEPQIRHRKMVVNIPHAFNPNFKVIASPIKMSGTPIQYHRAPPRLGEHTQHVLQEFYSKEYLNNLCEQGIIENG; translated from the coding sequence GTGGGTGCATTACAAGGAATTCGAGTTTTAGATTTAAGCCGAGTTTTAGCCGGACCTTGGTGTGGGCAAATTTTGGCAGATTTGGGCGCAGAAGTTATCAAGATTGAGCGACCAAAAGTAGGGGATGACACCCGAATGTGGGGACCCCCTTGGATGTTAGATCAAGATGGACAAGTAACCAAAGAGTCGGGTTATTACCAATGTGCAAATCGTAACAAATTGTCGGTTGCTGTGGATATTTCTTCTGCGGAAGGTCAAAAAATTATTCAGGAAATTGTGAAAACAGCCGATGTGCTCATTGAAAATTTTAAGGCAGGTTCTTTGCTCAAATACGGTTTAGACTACGAGACATTAAGTCAAATCAATCCAAAATTGGTCTATTGTTCGATCACAGGTTTTGGGCAAGATGGTCCACGTGCTGAAGAGCCTGGTTATGATTTTATTATCCAAGGTATGTCAGGGTTGATGAGCATTACAGGAGAAAAAGACGGAGAGCGAGGTGCAAGCTCACAAAAAGTAGGTGTGGCTGTGGTCGATTTACAGACTGGTTTGTATTCAACTATTGCGATCCAAGCGGCGTTATTATCTCGTCATCAAACAGGAAAGGGACAGCATATTGATATGTCATTACTTGATGTTCAGGTTGCGGCTTTAGCCAATCAAGGCATGAACTATTTAACTTCAGGTGTTGTACCCAAACGTATGGGCAATAGTCATCCAAATATTGTGCCTTATCAAACATTTCAGGCGCAAGATAGAGCATTTATTATTGCATGTGGGAATGATAAACAATTCAAAGATCTGTGTATTGCGATTGGTAAACCTGAGTTATTAGACAATCCAAACTATGTTCGCAATCAAGACCGTGTGAAAAATCGTGCTGAATTAATTGCTCTATTGGAAGAGTATTTTCTAAGCAATACTGCCAAGCATTGGGTTGATGCCATTCATGCGCTGAAAGTTCCTGTTGGGGTAATTAATTCAATTGCGGATGCGCTAGATGAGCCGCAAATTCGACATCGCAAGATGGTGGTTAATATTCCACATGCTTTTAATCCGAATTTTAAAGTCATCGCATCGCCTATCAAAATGTCAGGTACACCTATCCAATATCATCGAGCCCCCCCGCGTCTAGGAGAACATACCCAACATGTTTTACAAGAATTTTATTCTAAAGAATACCTAAATAATTTGTGTGAACAAGGCATTATTGAAAATGGATAA
- a CDS encoding DUF1071 domain-containing protein codes for MTNPNNQNSSENVNNFSKLAAINVSGHIEKKNGLSYLSWAWAVDQLMRLDPQANWVFREPVIYPDGSMMVHCDITVYGKTMYMFLPVMNYSNKAIANPNAVDINKAMMRCLVKGIAVHGLGLYIYAGEDLPEEQKQATMYEQNQGSQQSNQQQNQNMQQPVQQQTTPLKPKDTRTQQQIYNSALAAIQKTEDKSVLLTAAKTFKGTKYETHINNACRARADQMGWPTKQTQQNQNSPQQAMHH; via the coding sequence ATGACTAATCCTAACAACCAAAACTCGTCTGAAAACGTGAATAATTTCTCAAAGCTCGCAGCTATTAATGTTTCTGGACATATTGAAAAGAAAAATGGCTTGTCTTATTTATCGTGGGCTTGGGCTGTTGACCAATTAATGCGCCTAGATCCTCAGGCAAATTGGGTTTTTCGTGAGCCAGTTATTTACCCTGATGGTTCAATGATGGTTCATTGTGATATCACTGTTTACGGGAAAACAATGTATATGTTTTTACCTGTAATGAACTATAGCAATAAGGCAATTGCTAACCCTAATGCTGTTGATATTAACAAGGCAATGATGCGTTGTCTTGTTAAAGGTATTGCTGTACACGGTTTAGGGCTTTATATCTACGCTGGTGAGGATCTACCAGAAGAACAAAAACAAGCAACTATGTACGAGCAAAATCAAGGCTCACAACAATCTAATCAGCAACAAAACCAGAACATGCAACAGCCTGTTCAACAACAAACTACCCCACTAAAACCCAAGGATACTCGAACACAGCAACAGATCTATAACTCTGCCTTAGCTGCAATTCAAAAGACTGAAGATAAGAGTGTTTTGCTCACCGCTGCTAAGACATTTAAAGGCACAAAATATGAAACACATATTAATAATGCCTGTCGTGCTCGAGCAGATCAAATGGGTTGGCCAACAAAACAAACCCAACAAAATCAAAACTCACCACAACAAGCAATGCACCACTGA
- a CDS encoding pentapeptide repeat-containing protein — MELQSLRLQALHIAEGNIEKAKAMENYVLGNQEAGKVTEAQEKPVSISLGVSDVKPTDGDWNTGDWNTGNHNTGNWNTGDWNTGYRNTGDWNTGDWNTGDWNTGNHNTGNWNTGDWNTGNRNTGDWNTGDWNTGDWNTTNFSNGFFNTEEVEIINVFDKPCMKSVWDEVNKPGCLYFSLTQWINESEMSDVEKQENPSFSCTGGYLKKYDYKEAFTKSVTEASKEDRDLIRALPNFNNEKFLEISGVDLSQLD; from the coding sequence ATGGAACTTCAAAGTTTACGTCTACAAGCACTACACATTGCAGAGGGCAACATCGAAAAAGCCAAAGCAATGGAAAATTATGTTTTGGGTAATCAGGAAGCTGGAAAAGTGACTGAAGCTCAAGAAAAACCAGTGTCTATTAGCTTAGGCGTGTCAGATGTTAAGCCTACTGATGGCGACTGGAACACTGGCGACTGGAACACTGGCAACCACAACACTGGCAACTGGAACACTGGCGACTGGAACACTGGCTACCGCAACACTGGCGACTGGAACACTGGCGACTGGAACACTGGCGACTGGAACACTGGCAACCACAACACTGGCAACTGGAACACTGGCGACTGGAACACTGGCAACCGCAACACTGGCGACTGGAACACTGGCGACTGGAACACTGGCGACTGGAACACTACGAATTTCAGCAATGGTTTTTTCAATACAGAAGAAGTTGAAATTATTAATGTCTTTGACAAACCGTGCATGAAGTCGGTGTGGGATGAGGTAAATAAACCAGGTTGTTTATATTTTTCTTTAACTCAATGGATTAATGAATCTGAAATGTCGGATGTGGAAAAACAAGAAAATCCTAGTTTTTCATGTACTGGTGGTTATTTGAAAAAATACGACTACAAAGAAGCTTTTACAAAATCCGTAACAGAAGCATCAAAAGAAGATCGTGATTTGATTCGAGCACTGCCGAATTTTAACAATGAAAAATTCTTGGAAATCTCAGGCGTTGATCTAAGTCAACTTGATTAA
- a CDS encoding S24 family peptidase has protein sequence MSTLQERFALAIKHYEESSGKRFVKAHLADYCGVSRPAVSEWIDKNVQTLEQDNAEKAAKFLGVNHRWLNGLSSLMLEDVHNSSKNAQQNEGIPVVAWESPDDLDPNIYVIIPHVEVKFSAGNGYLAAYEPIQRDMGSAHLLSWVHKKKVSPKNLITVDTDGDSMEPNIKSGSVVMLDKSVNTLDQIQSGKVYAIRYGNELKIKRLSRRFDGALIIDSDNPQYQREIVEPDQLEHISIIGKYVSHTYDGEI, from the coding sequence ATGAGCACCCTTCAGGAAAGATTTGCTTTAGCTATAAAGCACTATGAGGAATCAAGCGGCAAAAGATTCGTTAAAGCCCATCTAGCAGATTATTGTGGCGTAAGCAGACCAGCTGTTTCTGAATGGATTGATAAGAATGTCCAGACTCTCGAGCAGGATAATGCTGAGAAAGCAGCTAAGTTTCTGGGTGTAAATCACAGGTGGTTAAATGGCTTAAGCTCATTAATGTTAGAGGATGTTCATAATTCTTCTAAGAATGCTCAGCAGAATGAAGGTATACCTGTTGTTGCGTGGGAGTCGCCAGATGATTTGGATCCGAATATTTATGTAATTATTCCTCATGTTGAAGTGAAATTTTCAGCAGGTAACGGCTATTTAGCAGCTTATGAGCCAATTCAAAGAGATATGGGGTCTGCGCATTTATTAAGCTGGGTTCACAAGAAAAAAGTATCCCCAAAAAACTTAATAACTGTTGATACTGATGGTGACAGCATGGAACCAAACATTAAAAGTGGCAGTGTTGTTATGCTTGATAAGTCGGTTAATACGCTTGATCAAATTCAATCTGGAAAAGTCTATGCTATTCGTTACGGTAATGAATTGAAAATTAAAAGACTTTCTCGCCGATTTGATGGCGCCTTAATTATCGATAGTGATAACCCGCAATATCAGCGTGAAATTGTTGAACCGGATCAACTTGAGCATATAAGTATTATTGGGAAGTATGTTTCCCACACATATGATGGTGAGATATAG
- a CDS encoding Cro/CI family transcriptional regulator, which translates to MEVIIKTADAIAAYADAANLARCLGVSRAAISQWGEYVPEISARGLLILKPDIPHVVNKPVS; encoded by the coding sequence ATGGAAGTTATCATTAAAACTGCAGATGCCATTGCTGCATATGCGGACGCAGCGAACCTTGCTCGCTGTCTGGGTGTATCTAGAGCTGCAATTAGCCAATGGGGAGAATATGTTCCTGAAATTTCGGCTCGAGGTCTTTTGATTCTTAAACCAGATATTCCTCATGTTGTAAACAAACCTGTTTCTTAA
- a CDS encoding phage regulatory CII family protein has translation MQEISLSREAQTAIFKMINQTQGISPKEIAQVTGDSHNTICNYGNVGMPNHLPSLKKLEAIMMYTRNPEILKVWAHQLGYALVPVDCDSNKHHELSVFEAMMQHNIKSGKANKAVYEAYEDGVVTPQEYETIHQLTQTLIELATAVDLAALKQMKKYTSCVDNEKA, from the coding sequence ATGCAAGAAATTTCACTTAGTCGGGAAGCGCAAACGGCTATTTTTAAAATGATTAACCAAACGCAAGGGATTTCACCAAAAGAAATTGCTCAGGTTACTGGTGACTCACACAACACAATCTGTAATTACGGAAATGTGGGTATGCCTAATCATTTACCGAGTTTAAAGAAACTCGAAGCAATCATGATGTACACACGAAATCCTGAAATTTTAAAAGTGTGGGCACATCAATTGGGTTACGCCTTGGTTCCTGTGGACTGTGATTCAAATAAGCACCATGAGTTGTCAGTTTTTGAAGCAATGATGCAGCACAACATAAAGTCAGGCAAAGCCAATAAAGCAGTTTACGAGGCTTATGAAGATGGCGTTGTGACACCACAAGAATACGAGACTATTCATCAACTCACACAAACATTAATTGAGTTAGCAACAGCTGTTGATCTGGCAGCACTTAAGCAAATGAAGAAATACACATCATGTGTAGACAATGAAAAAGCCTGA
- a CDS encoding replication protein: MNTAMKIEPVDNIDVHPNTVKRIERQAMAKKEDGYTPLPNFVCDEGYLAVLSGEAIKCLIFLNRHIKGFHKENSAFSEAFILKLTGFKDKRTVRKGMSDLAKYNLVKITKDLGKSTTYQVTFESRLSIELVTLNDTSASKAVTSNVPTLVTLNDTGTSSIKCHSVKEIVKENIKERGAQENSVDEVLEIWKPNLQDLNSWLQRSGLPKINQAQVEEILLEVNPCYEDRIRDGLLNNTQMYSNFVKWIKRDTKLTEKLFEQAAKSQPVIPQNFTEDMGDW, from the coding sequence ATGAATACTGCAATGAAAATTGAACCTGTCGATAATATTGACGTTCACCCAAATACAGTCAAGAGGATCGAGCGGCAAGCTATGGCAAAAAAAGAGGATGGTTATACACCTTTGCCGAATTTCGTTTGTGATGAGGGTTATTTAGCTGTGTTAAGTGGTGAAGCTATTAAATGCTTGATATTTCTTAATCGTCATATCAAGGGATTTCACAAAGAAAACAGTGCTTTTAGTGAGGCATTTATTCTGAAATTAACTGGCTTTAAAGATAAGCGTACTGTTCGCAAGGGCATGTCAGATTTAGCTAAATATAATCTTGTAAAAATCACAAAAGATTTGGGTAAATCTACCACTTACCAAGTAACTTTTGAGTCTAGGTTATCAATTGAACTAGTAACATTAAATGATACTAGTGCATCAAAAGCGGTTACATCAAATGTACCTACACTAGTAACATTAAATGATACTGGAACTAGTAGCATCAAATGTCACTCTGTTAAAGAAATAGTAAAAGAAAATATTAAAGAAAGGGGTGCGCAAGAAAATTCAGTCGATGAAGTTTTGGAAATTTGGAAACCAAACTTACAAGATCTCAATTCTTGGCTACAACGTTCAGGATTACCAAAAATCAATCAAGCCCAAGTGGAAGAAATTTTACTTGAAGTAAATCCTTGTTACGAAGATCGTATTCGAGATGGTTTGTTGAACAACACTCAGATGTATTCAAACTTTGTGAAGTGGATTAAGCGTGACACCAAACTCACTGAGAAACTTTTTGAACAGGCTGCTAAATCTCAACCTGTAATCCCTCAAAACTTCACTGAAGACATGGGGGACTGGTAA
- a CDS encoding replicative DNA helicase, which produces MSHIHNIPMEQAVLTALMTVAESFETVANDIDVDCFFPERHKQIFNAIQELAHENKPYDLVMVEQQLNQKNVIHLIGGSEYLFQMTSEAPSSFYNLETYVAELSKFKAHREVEKIGHSISEIAKDLTISDVHIAAETILDGSTASEKAEKSSFTFEEALILSGKQLIEKAEAKASKTFSGVQFNLKSVDDLVGTIQKGHFCVIGGRPGSGKSTLAQMLTIQTALRYQESVLVVSAEMDVETFTNRCISALTSIPYDNIHNAELYDGMLKDFAEAQHKFSKLKIHIEDKQKPTIAEIHSYARKARRKYKKLGCIVIDYLQLVRDPSKKDRYQEVSSISRDLKALAKEFNCPVIALAQLNRESEKGKRPKASDLKESGQIEQDADQIILAHPINGEDELPTGVTEIIVAKNRHGKRGVARVRDRLDICRFVSIVEGGMQGDAA; this is translated from the coding sequence ATGTCACATATTCACAATATCCCGATGGAACAGGCTGTTTTAACTGCATTGATGACTGTTGCTGAATCATTTGAAACTGTTGCGAATGATATTGATGTGGATTGTTTCTTTCCTGAACGTCACAAGCAAATTTTCAACGCAATTCAAGAATTGGCACATGAAAACAAGCCATATGATTTGGTGATGGTTGAGCAGCAACTTAACCAAAAAAATGTAATCCATTTGATCGGTGGCTCTGAATACCTATTTCAAATGACCAGCGAAGCGCCTTCAAGTTTTTACAATCTTGAAACCTATGTTGCTGAACTTAGTAAATTTAAGGCACATCGTGAGGTTGAGAAGATCGGGCATAGTATTTCAGAGATTGCCAAAGATTTAACAATCTCTGATGTGCATATTGCAGCAGAGACCATTCTTGATGGATCAACAGCAAGTGAAAAAGCTGAGAAATCAAGTTTTACTTTTGAGGAAGCTTTGATTTTGTCGGGTAAGCAACTGATCGAAAAAGCAGAAGCAAAGGCAAGCAAAACATTCTCAGGTGTGCAGTTCAATTTGAAATCTGTTGATGATTTGGTGGGTACGATTCAGAAAGGTCATTTTTGTGTCATTGGTGGCAGACCAGGATCAGGTAAATCTACTTTGGCTCAAATGCTGACGATCCAAACAGCGTTGCGCTATCAAGAATCGGTCTTAGTGGTATCGGCTGAGATGGACGTTGAGACGTTCACAAATCGCTGTATTTCGGCTTTAACCAGTATTCCGTACGACAACATCCATAACGCTGAACTTTACGATGGAATGCTTAAGGATTTCGCAGAAGCACAACATAAATTTAGCAAGTTGAAAATTCATATTGAAGATAAGCAAAAGCCAACGATTGCGGAAATTCATTCTTATGCACGTAAAGCGAGACGTAAATACAAAAAGCTTGGTTGCATCGTAATTGATTACTTACAGCTTGTTCGTGATCCAAGCAAGAAAGATCGCTATCAAGAAGTCAGCTCAATCAGTCGTGATTTAAAAGCATTGGCAAAAGAATTTAATTGCCCAGTGATTGCTTTGGCTCAATTGAATCGTGAATCAGAAAAAGGCAAACGCCCAAAGGCTTCTGACCTAAAAGAATCAGGGCAGATTGAACAAGACGCAGATCAGATCATTTTGGCTCACCCAATCAACGGTGAAGATGAGCTGCCAACTGGTGTGACTGAAATTATTGTGGCTAAAAATCGACATGGCAAGCGTGGCGTAGCGAGAGTTAGGGACCGCTTAGACATTTGCCGTTTTGTGTCAATTGTTGAAGGTGGAATGCAAGGAGACGCAGCGTGA
- a CDS encoding MarR family transcriptional regulator yields the protein MSEAKTFFDNQLYLLLFACHATEPFSVKDVQEAVFDFHRATVHKMLQNFEKWNYLERVTKTHYRATQYAKDIMNVNKDEVAL from the coding sequence GTGAGTGAGGCTAAAACTTTTTTTGATAATCAGTTGTATTTGCTTTTGTTTGCTTGTCATGCGACTGAGCCATTTTCAGTCAAAGATGTGCAAGAAGCAGTGTTTGATTTTCATCGTGCAACGGTTCACAAGATGCTTCAAAACTTTGAAAAATGGAACTACTTGGAGCGTGTAACTAAAACACATTACAGGGCAACACAGTACGCAAAAGACATCATGAATGTGAACAAGGATGAGGTGGCGCTATGA
- a CDS encoding AP2 domain-containing protein — protein MNELNYEGKIFKTNNYGSLIVTKYINGSKVHIKFIDTGYETVADMGQIKKGNVKDRLVATVWGVGVLGDEPACVNGKTPKEYMLWGSMLQRCYDDKYHSKHPTYKDCYVSEKFKYYPYFKDWCSEQIGFNQTGWDLDKDILVRGNKSYSEDTCVFVPQEINKLLNRQDKNQDKYPLGVYYDSRENNFQSKIHNGKKPVRLGRFSTAEEAFQAYKQAKEAQIKAVANKWKDQIDTRAYEALMAYQVESQVDPRNISPNTKVINHG, from the coding sequence ATGAATGAATTAAATTATGAAGGGAAAATATTTAAGACTAATAACTATGGGTCTTTGATTGTTACCAAGTATATCAATGGCTCCAAGGTACACATTAAGTTCATTGATACAGGCTATGAAACAGTTGCTGATATGGGGCAGATTAAAAAAGGCAATGTTAAAGATAGATTGGTGGCAACTGTGTGGGGTGTGGGTGTTTTGGGCGATGAGCCTGCTTGCGTTAATGGCAAGACACCAAAGGAATATATGCTATGGGGGTCAATGCTGCAACGTTGTTATGACGATAAATATCACAGTAAGCATCCTACTTACAAAGATTGCTATGTATCTGAAAAATTCAAATATTACCCATATTTTAAAGACTGGTGCTCTGAACAAATTGGCTTCAATCAAACTGGGTGGGATCTGGATAAGGACATACTTGTGAGGGGTAATAAATCTTACAGTGAAGACACTTGTGTATTTGTCCCACAGGAGATCAATAAACTTCTTAATAGGCAAGATAAAAACCAAGATAAATATCCACTTGGGGTTTATTACGACAGTCGTGAGAATAATTTTCAGTCGAAAATTCATAATGGAAAAAAGCCCGTCAGACTTGGTAGATTTAGCACGGCAGAAGAAGCTTTCCAGGCTTATAAGCAAGCCAAAGAGGCTCAAATCAAAGCCGTAGCCAATAAATGGAAAGATCAAATTGACACAAGAGCCTATGAGGCTTTGATGGCTTATCAAGTTGAATCACAGGTTGACCCTAGAAACATTAGCCCAAATACGAAGGTGATCAACCATGGATAA
- a CDS encoding DUF4760 domain-containing protein yields the protein MGNTLTSQNTKSRITFFLALSAFLISMFLISDDVLSYLDLGGWKISDWLVFSQLIVFAISAYIAYTTIHSSKETSRERATLDTILDDNKDETIFHSKMVVLRFNENPKQYYALLSDSESTREHLASLLSVKESALTKNEAEVRMHLLKVLNRYEFYAIGINKNLLDEEMFKRMYCSTMLKFWGICNGAVSELREAAKKDTLFKEFECLANRWKANPLKSEDIK from the coding sequence ATGGGTAACACCCTAACTTCACAGAATACCAAAAGCAGAATAACGTTTTTTTTAGCGTTATCTGCTTTTTTAATATCTATGTTCTTAATCTCGGATGATGTTTTATCTTACTTAGATTTGGGTGGGTGGAAAATTAGTGATTGGCTAGTTTTTTCGCAACTAATAGTGTTTGCCATTTCGGCTTATATAGCATACACAACAATCCATTCTTCAAAAGAAACATCAAGAGAAAGAGCTACTTTAGATACTATTTTGGATGATAATAAAGATGAGACTATTTTTCATTCAAAGATGGTTGTTCTTAGGTTTAATGAGAATCCTAAACAATATTATGCTTTATTGAGCGATAGTGAGAGTACTAGAGAGCATCTAGCTTCACTCCTGAGTGTTAAGGAAAGTGCCTTAACTAAAAATGAAGCAGAAGTTAGGATGCACTTGTTGAAAGTACTAAATCGTTATGAATTTTATGCTATTGGCATAAATAAAAATCTTTTAGACGAGGAAATGTTTAAAAGAATGTATTGCTCAACAATGCTTAAATTTTGGGGTATTTGCAATGGAGCTGTTTCTGAATTAAGAGAGGCTGCGAAAAAGGATACTTTATTTAAAGAATTCGAGTGTTTAGCTAATCGCTGGAAAGCAAATCCTCTTAAATCAGAAGATATCAAGTAA
- a CDS encoding XRE family transcriptional regulator, translating into MNTYHFTIVVRDARSDLADLEDRFFEAGCDDALLCSYNDTVYLEFDREAADAVTAIRSALNDIRKLGYQDLIVEEQGFSTLSEMAERASLSRQVLSLYALNKRGDGNFPKPMYGLSSKSAMYSWPEVATWLFNQGKLDKAHYEVASALV; encoded by the coding sequence ATGAATACTTATCATTTTACCATTGTGGTACGTGATGCTCGTTCAGATCTTGCAGATTTAGAAGATCGCTTTTTTGAAGCAGGCTGTGATGACGCATTGCTATGTAGCTACAATGATACAGTTTATTTAGAATTTGATCGTGAAGCTGCTGATGCAGTAACAGCAATACGCTCAGCATTAAATGATATTCGTAAATTAGGCTATCAAGATTTAATTGTTGAAGAGCAAGGTTTTTCTACCTTATCGGAAATGGCAGAACGTGCGAGCTTAAGTCGCCAAGTATTATCACTGTATGCATTAAATAAGCGTGGGGATGGGAATTTCCCAAAACCAATGTATGGACTATCTTCAAAGTCAGCGATGTATTCATGGCCAGAAGTGGCAACTTGGTTATTTAATCAAGGGAAATTAGATAAAGCACATTATGAAGTGGCAAGTGCCTTGGTTTAA
- a CDS encoding putative metallopeptidase yields the protein MQQIRPFPPAELIDQAEGEESIRIAPAVDLKAWVVANFLTIGGALHNPDHDHIAELLHDNDEFLAFAWASSAAQSKKRMVLGQCEKVMFNVGGWKKARQEQQMRDWFGFVPTYLITIDASYCENTNDRNFCALLDHELYHIGVERDEDGEMLYSDMTGLPKHYLAGHDVEEFFGVVKRWGANESVKRLVEITKNTPFVPDVDISKCCGTCVI from the coding sequence ATGCAACAAATCAGACCATTCCCACCAGCTGAATTGATTGATCAGGCTGAGGGAGAAGAAAGCATTCGTATAGCACCCGCTGTAGATCTAAAAGCTTGGGTTGTGGCAAATTTCCTGACTATTGGTGGTGCGTTACATAATCCTGACCATGACCACATTGCTGAGCTACTTCATGACAATGACGAGTTTCTAGCATTTGCTTGGGCATCATCTGCGGCTCAATCTAAAAAACGTATGGTGTTAGGTCAATGTGAAAAGGTGATGTTCAACGTTGGCGGTTGGAAGAAAGCACGACAAGAACAACAGATGCGGGATTGGTTTGGCTTTGTACCGACGTATTTAATTACGATCGATGCGAGTTATTGTGAAAACACCAATGACCGTAATTTTTGCGCGTTATTAGATCATGAGCTTTATCACATTGGTGTAGAACGCGATGAAGATGGTGAAATGCTGTATAGCGATATGACAGGTTTACCTAAACATTATTTGGCAGGTCATGATGTTGAAGAGTTCTTTGGCGTGGTCAAACGTTGGGGAGCGAATGAATCAGTTAAGCGTTTGGTCGAAATCACAAAGAATACGCCGTTTGTTCCTGATGTTGATATTTCTAAGTGTTGTGGGACGTGTGTGATTTGA
- a CDS encoding DUF2280 domain-containing protein yields the protein MAALKEPVKIFIVQSLACFETPQQVADAVKQRFGLEIERQQCENYDPTKYAGRNLSKKLKDLFERTRTDFRENIEDIAIANKAFRLKELQGMYDDSGKNKRLKQNLLKQAFQETDGRVIRQEIDHTTNGESIQKTVEVSKEEYLKARQEVVDDY from the coding sequence ATGGCAGCACTTAAAGAGCCTGTAAAAATCTTTATAGTTCAGTCTCTTGCTTGCTTTGAAACCCCTCAACAAGTAGCCGATGCTGTCAAGCAAAGATTTGGGTTAGAAATTGAAAGACAGCAATGTGAAAATTACGATCCGACCAAATATGCAGGTCGAAACCTGAGTAAAAAATTAAAAGATTTATTTGAGCGAACTCGAACAGATTTTAGAGAAAATATTGAAGACATTGCGATTGCGAATAAAGCATTCCGACTTAAAGAACTTCAAGGGATGTATGACGACTCAGGTAAGAATAAAAGACTCAAGCAAAACCTATTAAAGCAAGCTTTTCAAGAAACAGATGGGCGGGTTATAAGGCAAGAAATAGACCATACAACCAATGGTGAATCAATTCAAAAAACGGTTGAGGTTTCTAAAGAAGAATACCTAAAAGCCCGTCAGGAGGTTGTGGATGACTACTGA